The Deltaproteobacteria bacterium genome segment CTCGAATGGTACGGATCGCGATGCCCTGCTCGGCGGGCGCCGCCATCTCGCGGCGCAGCATGTGCCGCCGCTTGGAATTGAAGCGCCCGAGAAAGTCGTCGATCGAGCGATACCCCTCGTTGCGCCAGTGGAATTGCCAGGAGACGCGGAGCGCCATGCCCGCCTGCTCCAGCTCGCGCGCGCCGACCTCGTCGGGGAACAGGACCTGCCAGGTCGGGTACGCTTCGGCAGCGCACAGTCTCCGCGCGGCATCGATGATGCGCGCCGTGCAGTCGGCGCGGTCCTCTCCGGCCGTCACGAGGATGCGCTCGCCGGTACACGGCGTGAACGGTACCGTGAGCGCCAGCTTCGGGTAGTACGCGATCCTTCCCCGGGACAGCGAGGCAGCGAGGTCCCAATCGCGGGAGAAATCGCCGTCGCTGTCGTCCTTCAACCAAGCCGGTGCAGCAGCAATCAGCCGGGATCCTCGCCAGAGAGTGAGATGCCGTGGATCCCAGCCGGCGCGGGCGGAGACGCTCGCGGACCGCTCCAGCGCGTGCAGCCATGCATGGCGCATGAACGGTGTTGAGCGGGGAGAGAGGAGACCGTCCCAATCCTCGGGACGGACTTCGTTTACCGCCGTCAAAACGCGTACATCGAACGCCCGCATGACGATCCTCCGTAGCGTGCGTCCGCTGCGGGCGCAATCGTGACGCGCTGCTGTAGGGGCGGATGCGAACCTTGCGCACTTGTCATCACCCTGTAGTCCAAAGTAGATCGCTCGTTGGACGATCGGCCGGGGGGCGCGCTCCTCCTGCACCGTCCAACCGGAGCACGGCCGTCCGACAGCGCGCTGGGGGACCACGAGGCCTGCGGCGTCCGGTTGAGGGGGAGTTCGATGATCGTCGCGGTCGTTCTGCTCGCCGCTTCCGCGGCTGCCGAGCCTCGTCCGCCCTCCGACTGGCGCGCCGATACCCTGCTCGCGGTCAATGAGGAGGCCTCAGCGACGGCCGCGGAACCCTCCGCCGAGGTCCTGCGTGTCGGCAAGATCACGCACACGCCGGTGGAGAAGTCGCCGCGCGGAGAGGCGGTGGTGATCCGCGCCCGTGTGCAGGATCCGTCGCGGCTCTTCCACCCGTTCGTGTTCGCGCGCAAGTCGGGGAACGCCCGCTACGAGGCGTTCACGATGCGAGACCGTGGAACGCGCCGTGGTTTCGAGGCGCGG includes the following:
- a CDS encoding GNAT family N-acetyltransferase; the encoded protein is MAARAGAVRERLRPRRLGSTASHSLARIPADCCCTGLVEGRQRRRFLPRLGPRCLAVPGKDRVLPEAGAHGTVHAVYRRAHPRDGRRGPRRLHGAHHRCRAETVRCRSVPDLAGPVPRRGRRARAGAGGHGAPRLLAIPLAQRGVSLDRRLSRALQFQAAAHAAPRDGGARRAGHRDPYHSRRGAAARSRALGKGGALHRSTVDKLMWGRRWLNEKFYLAAFAGMPDAVEVVGAFRGGELIAGAFNVASPTRLYGRYWGCFEEHPFLHFNVCYYHSIADCIARNLQVFEGGAGGEHKLPRGFLPALTYSAHGFTDAKLDRAVREHLARETPARAASVERSMRESPIFKAAS